In Corvus moneduloides isolate bCorMon1 chromosome 31, bCorMon1.pri, whole genome shotgun sequence, one DNA window encodes the following:
- the NEU1 gene encoding LOW QUALITY PROTEIN: sialidase-1 (The sequence of the model RefSeq protein was modified relative to this genomic sequence to represent the inferred CDS: deleted 1 base in 1 codon), producing the protein MGPARALRALLPPLLLAIGAASRWVATPDTVRPRVVREQVLWVSGQGRGGVHTFRVPLVAATPGGALLACAEGRKRSAADVGAKIIACRHSPDGGATWGPTEVAADDGWEGDGLNLGALAVVGPEVLLLFARCAHPPQACGPPSTLLLRSRDGGRSWGPPQNLSDVVGGEVFAPGPGSGIQKQRAPFRGRLVFCGHGTLERDGVTLLLSDDGGRRWRRGGGLPAIPFGAPRHPRDFTPDECQPYELPDGSIAVSIRNQDSYRCRCRMLARSWDGGETLPPAAVTFQPALLDPAVAAGALASHGLVLFSNPAHESERVNLTLRWSFDNGTTWWGRGLRVWAGPSGYSALAAPPPEEQGPAPLVYLIYEKGRSLSTESVSLATISLAGGP; encoded by the exons ATGGGCCCCGCGCGGGCGCTCcgggcgctgctgccgccgctgctgctCGCGATCGGCGCCGCCTCGCGATGGGTCGCGACCCCCGACACG GTGCGGCCGCGGGTGGTGCGGGAGCAGGTGCTGTGGGTCAGCGGGCAGGGCCGCGGGGGGGTCCACACCTTCCGGGTGCCGCTGGTGGCCGCGACCCCCGGGGGGGCCCTGCTGGCCTGCGCCGAGGGCCGGAAACGCTCGGCCGCCGACGTGGGGGCCAAAATCATCGCCTGCCGCCACTCCCCTGACggag GTGCGACGTGGGGCCCGACGGAGGTGGCGGCCGACGACGGCTGGGAGGGGGACGGGCTGAACCTGGGGGCGCTGGCGGTGGTGGGGCccgaggtgctgctgctgttcgCCCGCTGCGCCCACCCCCCGCAGGCCTGCGgcccccccagcaccctcctgcTGCGCTCCCGCGACGGGGGCCGctcctggggacccccccagAACCTCTCGGACGTGGTGGGCGGGGAGGTGTTCGCCCCCGGGCCCGGTTCTGGCATCCAG AAGCAGCGGGCGCCGTTCCGGGGCCGCCTGGTGTTCTGCGGGCACGGGACGCTGGAGCGCGACGGGGTCACGCTGCTGCTGAGCGACGACGGCGGGCGGCGCTGGCGCCGGGGGGGGGGT CTGCCCGCCATCCCCTTCGGggccccccggcacccccgcGACTTCACCCCCGACGAGTGCCag ccctaCGAGCTGCCCGACGGCTCCATCGCCGTGAGCATCCGCAACCAGGACTCGTACCGCTGCCGCTGCCGGATGCTGGCGCGGAGCTGGGACGGGGGCGAGACCCTTCCCCCCGCCGCCGTCACCTTCCAGCCCGCGCTGCTGGACCCGGCCGTGGCCGCCGGGGCCCTGGCCAGCCACGGGCTCGTGCTCTTCAGCAACCCAGCCCACGAGAGCGAGC GGGTGAACCTGACGCTGCGCTGGAGCTTCGACAACGGCACCACGTGGTGGGGGCGGGGCCTGCGCGTGTGGGCGGGGCCCAGCGGGTACTCGGCGCTGGCGGCGCCGCCCCCCGAGGAGCAGGGCCCCGCCCCCCTGGTGTACCTCATCTACGAGAAGGGGCGGAGCCTCTCCACCGAGAGCGTCTCATTGGCCACCATCAGCCTGGCGGGCGGCCCCTGA
- the STK19 gene encoding serine/threonine-protein kinase 19 isoform X2, with translation MSRRRRLGDTNGALGAKRRRLELPGEGPRPDGSPAAVEAALQAVAALFPRRLFGDALPPLVLRHQLYDVVRDRTAVDRHLALAAVAGTPREGLVRRFLDAAVAASPELSFEQRRMRELGFEDRDVTQLVAAGLLTVRDAGSWWLAVPGVGRFVRALLRGRRALLALVRRSRHREVPLRDLQSGKAPPGARLGVPFLLHDLLGAQQLQSVPTAAGPLLRLAES, from the exons atgagccgccgccgccgcctcggcgACACCAACGGCGCCCTCGGGGCCAAGCGGCGCCGCCTGGAGCTGCCGGGGGAGGGACCGCGCCCCGACG gCAGCCCCGCGGCGGTGGAGGCCGCTCTCCAGGCCGTGGCCGCGCTGTTCCCCCGCCGCCTCTTCGGGGACGCGCTGCCGCCGCTGGTGCTCCGCCACCAACTCTACGACGTCGTGCGGGACCGGACGGCCGTGGACCGGCACCTG gCGCTGGCGGCCGTGGCCGGCACCCCCCGGGAGGGGCTGGTGCGGCGTTTCCTGGACGCGGCCGTGGCGGCGAGCCCCGAGCTGAGCTTCGAGCAGCGCCGGATGCGGGAGCTCGGCTTCGAGGACCGCGATGTCAC GCAGTTGGTGGCCGCGGGGCTGCTGACGGTGCGCGACGCCGGCAGCTGGTGGCTGGCGGTGCCGGGAGTCGGGCGCTTCGTGCGGGCGCTGCTGAGGG GCCGGCGGGCGCTGCTGGCCCTGGTGCGCCGCTCCCGGCACCGCGAGGTTCCTCTGCGGGACCTGCAGAGCGGAAAAGCCCCCCCGGGCGCCCGCCTGGGGGTCCCGTTCCTGCTGCACGACCTGCTGggggctcagcagctgcagag TGTCCCCACCGCCGCGGGCCCTCTGCTGCGTTTGGCCGAGTCCTGA
- the STK19 gene encoding serine/threonine-protein kinase 19 isoform X1, translating to MSRRRRLGDTNGALGAKRRRLELPGEGPRPDGSPAAVEAALQAVAALFPRRLFGDALPPLVLRHQLYDVVRDRTAVDRHLNRLRDEGRVRLLHLGLGADALGVVSLELYREKALAAVAGTPREGLVRRFLDAAVAASPELSFEQRRMRELGFEDRDVTQLVAAGLLTVRDAGSWWLAVPGVGRFVRALLRGRRALLALVRRSRHREVPLRDLQSGKAPPGARLGVPFLLHDLLGAQQLQSVPTAAGPLLRLAES from the exons atgagccgccgccgccgcctcggcgACACCAACGGCGCCCTCGGGGCCAAGCGGCGCCGCCTGGAGCTGCCGGGGGAGGGACCGCGCCCCGACG gCAGCCCCGCGGCGGTGGAGGCCGCTCTCCAGGCCGTGGCCGCGCTGTTCCCCCGCCGCCTCTTCGGGGACGCGCTGCCGCCGCTGGTGCTCCGCCACCAACTCTACGACGTCGTGCGGGACCGGACGGCCGTGGACCGGCACCTG AACCGGCTGCGGGATGAGGGCCGCGTGCGGCTGCTGCACCTGGGGCTCGGCGCCGACGCGCTGGGGGTCGTCAGCCTGGAGCTGTACCGGGAGAAG gCGCTGGCGGCCGTGGCCGGCACCCCCCGGGAGGGGCTGGTGCGGCGTTTCCTGGACGCGGCCGTGGCGGCGAGCCCCGAGCTGAGCTTCGAGCAGCGCCGGATGCGGGAGCTCGGCTTCGAGGACCGCGATGTCAC GCAGTTGGTGGCCGCGGGGCTGCTGACGGTGCGCGACGCCGGCAGCTGGTGGCTGGCGGTGCCGGGAGTCGGGCGCTTCGTGCGGGCGCTGCTGAGGG GCCGGCGGGCGCTGCTGGCCCTGGTGCGCCGCTCCCGGCACCGCGAGGTTCCTCTGCGGGACCTGCAGAGCGGAAAAGCCCCCCCGGGCGCCCGCCTGGGGGTCCCGTTCCTGCTGCACGACCTGCTGggggctcagcagctgcagag TGTCCCCACCGCCGCGGGCCCTCTGCTGCGTTTGGCCGAGTCCTGA